Sequence from the Nitrospira sp. genome:
GGGCGTGCACACGAATTCGAGAATCTTCCGTTCCGACATTTCCCACCGAAGTTAACACATGCACTTCCACACCATGCTCCACCAATTGCCGACACAAGTGATACGTGTTGGTGGCTTCTCCAGCATGCATCGGAGGATACGCTGCCGATATCACTAAAACTTTCATGGCGTGGAAGGTCTTTTCCTGATGATCACTGACATACGATGGCTACGAGTGCACATTCGCGCTGGTTGAACGCCGAAGCCATGATTCGTGAATCTCCGCAAAAATATGCTGCAAGGTTTTCGTGATACTCCATCCGGGGTAATGGGTTGTCATCTTCTTGAGGTTGCTGATGTAGCAAATATGATCACCCTCACGATTCTTGTCGACATACTCGTACAGCATCTTTTTGCCTGAAACCGCCGCAATCATGTCAAACGCTTCGAGGATGGAGCAGCTGTTTCCACGCCCGCCTCCAAGATTGTAAACCTCCCCGCTTCGTGGGTGTTCGATGAACGCATGGATGAAACGGGCGACGTCCAGCGAATGAATATTGTCACGAACCTGCTTTCCCTTGTAGCCGAATACACTATACTTCCGGCCCTCCAGATTGCATTTGACGAGGTAACTCAAAAAACCGTGCAATTCCACGCCAGAATGATTCGGGCCGGTGAGACATCCTCCTCGGAGGCAACAGGTTTTCATGCCAAAGTAGCGGCCATACTCCTGCACCATGACATCTGCCGCCACTTTGGAAGCACCAAAGAGCGAATGCTTCGATTGATCGATCCGCATATGCTCAGCAATGCCATCACTGTCGGCTGGTGACGCATAGTCCCACCGCATGGCCTGCTCTACTAACGGAAGTTCGTTCGGCGCATCTCCATAGACCTTGTTGGTCGACATATGTACGAACACCGTCTTGGGCGTATGCAATCTAGTCGCTTCAAGCAGATTGAGGGTTCCAACCGCATTCGTATCGAAATCATCAAAGGGGATTTTCGCCGCAAGATCATGCGAGGGTTGAGCAGCCGTGTGCACAATAACCTCCGGCTTTAACTCCTCAATAAGAGCCAGCGCCCCCTTGCGATCACGAATGTCCAGTTCATGATGCCGAAAATTCTTCAAATCAGCCTGCAGTCTGTGCTGATTCCAACGTGTATCTCCTTGTGGACCGAAAAAGGTGGCACGCGTATTGTTGTCAACGCCATGGATCGACCAGCCCTGTCCGTGAAAGTAGGCGCACACTTCTGAACCAATCAGGCCGGAAGACCCCGTTACAAGCATTCGTTTCATGGCGGATACACTCCTTCTCTTTTCTCAGCGAGGATGCACGGTCTTTATTGCTACTTGATAGCCATGACTCATAGCGAAGAAGCGTCGGACTACTCTATCCGCCACGGACTGGGGGCCAGAATCAGTTTCTTCATTGTCAGATACACGTGCCAATCGCTCAAGCCGAATATCATTTTCGACTGTGCTCAAACATCATTCGTCCGCGGGGAGAGCAAATACGGCTCCCAAAACGAGCGATCGTACCTGGGCCAGGCATGACATCCAAACGGTAGCTGCCCCCGCGTCAATTCAAGACATCTTCGAGGATCCACCTCAAAAGCAAACCGCAACCCCTCCTCTAGCGAGGCCACTTTAAATTCCGGCAGATAGTGCTTGGCACGATCCGACCAAAAGTGATCTTCATTTCTTGTGCCGTCAGCTCGAAGATGCCAGCGCGCCATCTCCAGCCGCACGTTGTTGAATCGGGACATTCGCTTCATGAATCGTCGCGGTGAGTTGAGCAATCGAATGTGCAACGGACTTCCTGCATACTTTTCCCGCCAATATTCGTCTGGCTCCATCCAATACACGCTCGACTGAAAGACTTTCAAAAAACTTTCAATTTTGCGAAGCGAGAATCCACCATTGCCCACCCGGGAATCCTTCACCCAAGGACTATCTGCGCACTGAATCCAGGGCGGACCGATATAATCCAAACCGGTATCACACCAGGTCGCAAGCTGATCTGACAGCGCCAACGCATCCAGATGATAAATGAGGAGATAGTGATACTCCTCAAAACAGCGATAAAACTCTTCTGATAACAACAGCCGAGTACTGGCGATTGCACTTCCGAAATACTCAGATCCAAACCGTTTCAGTTCACAACCCGGCAACCGGATTTGAAGCGATTCCGGCACCACCAGATACTTGTCATACGCGCCGAGATAATGGCTCAAATGCTCGAATGAAATCTGTTCATCCGGAGTCAATTCCGCCCTATTGTGCATTGGCACAACAATCGCGACTTGTTTCTTCGACATTGCGGCCCTACTGTTCAAACCAGCTCAATCGCACTTGGATGAAGGCATCTACCATCTGAAGAATCGCGCCATCAGCCAAACCCAGTCGTATCTCCAGCGATGCGGCAGACACTATCTTAGTCGCCTCGACCTTGGAACCTTAGAGTTTTTCAATTTGTCGTAAGACCTCGTCGCCTACCAACTTATGACCGGCCTCATTGTAATGAGCGTAGCGTCGAAACGGAAATAAGGACAACGGATCCGGATGGGCGGAAAATAGGCTGTGAATGTCCACGACATGCGGTGTGAGGCGTCTGGCGATGCCAAGAACGCGGTCTCGATCTTGGCTCGCCAACTCCGGAATGCGGTAGCGCTCCCACGTTGGGAGATAGACAAACACCAGTCGCCCGCCCCATGAACTGGCTGTGTCACGAGCCTCTGCAAGAATTTGTTCGAACAATTGAAGATCATCCGGTGCCGCGGGTGAACCAGAATGCCGAAGGTATTCCACCAATTCAGCCGGCAATCCTTGCTTCGTCGGCCGTCGCTCAACAAAGACCTGCACGGCCTGCCGGAGGTGCTGCAACTTGAGAATTTTCTCCACTGAAACGGGCGCCTCAGCCTTTCCCATTTCCTCGTCGATGTAGGTCTTCAAGGCCTGGTCAATTTCTGTTTGCCGATCGAACAAATGTTGAGAGAACGAGGACTTAAGATACCGCTTCAACAAAGCAGAATTTTTCTCCCATCCATCTAAATCCCGGAGATCATTGCCCTCGTAGTAAAACCACAGCACCAATCTAGGCTTCAGAATCGGCCCGTACTCTTTCAGCGTCGCCAAACTCGTCAACGGCCCATGACCATTGACACCCAGATTGATTGTCTGGGGGTGCTCTGACCGAATGGTAGCCACGAATCCTTTATCCGTCGGCACACACACACCGTGGGTATAGGAATCACCGAGCGCAATGATATCCGCGGACTGCCTCGCCCACATGCCACGAGGATTGTGAAATCCGTGTTCATCACTTTCATATACGACGTATTCGCCGCTTTCATTACAAAAGACGGTCGTGGTCATGGACATGGCAGCGACCGGCAAAAACTCTTCCTGATTGCGAACGAAGATTGACTTAATTGAATCACTGGAAGCGGGCTCGAACAAGACCATGGGAAACACGTCAGGGTAAGCGTTGATTCCTCGCGCCCGCATATCATGGATCACCTGCAACCTTGAACGTGCATCAAACTTTTTGTTATCCGTCTCCAAGGTCTTCATCCGCTCAGCCGCCACCTTCGGATTCGCGTCCTGTGGAAAGCTTAACCAGGCTTGGGCACCCAGCGAAGCAATAGCCGAACCGGAATATGCAAGGATCAATTCAGCCCCGTACAACGCGACGAGGGTAGACATCCCGACAAGAACACCATTGATCTTAATCGGCTCCGGCAAACGCACACCGGCAACGAACACGGCAGCACCTAACAGGAACAACAGATAGCGAAACGCTACTCCATGACGCCATACCAAAAACACGCATAGCGCACTGCAAATTCCCGCGCCAAGGATGAGGGCAACGTTTGCCGCCGTTCCTAGTCGTCGCCCCATTTCGTTCATACGTTCGTGCGCTCCGTTGCCTCTGGTATTTACGATACGGAATACCTCTTACCACCGCCATAGCTCAAATCTGTACTTTTTCCGGCGCCACTATCGTCTTCCATGTTTGGCCAGAATCATTTCAATGGTTTCGCGATAGGATCGCTCGAATTTTTCTGTTGTATGGTTGCTGTGGGCAGCCTCCCACGCTCTCTTAGCTCTCAGTGTCAACTCTTCGGAGGATAGCGCACCGATCTCTTGAACCCGACGAACGATAGTCTCGATTTCAGCATCCTCCAAGAGCACGCCGAAATTTTCGACATCGACAGATGATTCATAGGTCACGATAGGAATCACGCCTGCGGCCATCGTCTCCATGACCACCGCCGCTCCAGCCTCGGAGCAG
This genomic interval carries:
- a CDS encoding NAD-dependent epimerase/dehydratase family protein; this encodes MKRMLVTGSSGLIGSEVCAYFHGQGWSIHGVDNNTRATFFGPQGDTRWNQHRLQADLKNFRHHELDIRDRKGALALIEELKPEVIVHTAAQPSHDLAAKIPFDDFDTNAVGTLNLLEATRLHTPKTVFVHMSTNKVYGDAPNELPLVEQAMRWDYASPADSDGIAEHMRIDQSKHSLFGASKVAADVMVQEYGRYFGMKTCCLRGGCLTGPNHSGVELHGFLSYLVKCNLEGRKYSVFGYKGKQVRDNIHSLDVARFIHAFIEHPRSGEVYNLGGGRGNSCSILEAFDMIAAVSGKKMLYEYVDKNREGDHICYISNLKKMTTHYPGWSITKTLQHIFAEIHESWLRRSTSANVHS